Proteins co-encoded in one Aquincola tertiaricarbonis genomic window:
- a CDS encoding winged helix-turn-helix transcriptional regulator → MIRKTYGCGLEAALSLIGGKWKLLILYNLTGGEPRRFGELRRAIGHISEKMLTQELKELELDGVVNRRDYQEVPPRVEYTITPFGESLMTALTPLCEWGSKHMKKIGNLPTQVLPDDENEPVVCSKAKVKA, encoded by the coding sequence GTGATTCGCAAGACCTATGGCTGTGGCCTGGAAGCCGCGTTGTCGCTCATCGGCGGCAAGTGGAAGCTGCTGATCCTCTACAACCTGACGGGTGGCGAGCCCCGCCGCTTCGGCGAGCTGCGGCGCGCCATCGGCCACATCAGCGAGAAGATGCTGACGCAGGAGCTCAAGGAGCTGGAGCTGGATGGCGTGGTCAACCGCCGCGACTACCAGGAGGTGCCGCCGCGGGTGGAATACACCATCACGCCCTTCGGTGAATCTTTGATGACGGCACTGACGCCCTTGTGCGAGTGGGGCAGCAAGCACATGAAGAAGATCGGCAACCTGCCCACGCAGGTGCTGCCAGACGACGAGAATGAACCCGTGGTGTGCAGCAAAGCGAAGGTGAAGGCATGA
- a CDS encoding efflux RND transporter permease subunit — protein sequence MNLSKFFIDRPIFAGVLSVLMLIGGLLALRVLPVSEYPEVVPPSVVVRAQYPGANPKVIAETVATPLEESINGVEGMLYMSSQATTDGVMQLTVTFALGVDPDKAQQLVQNRVSQAEPRLPEEVRRLGVTTVKSSPDLTLVVHLSSPTGRYDNTYLRNYAAINLKDRLARLKGVGQVQLWGSGDYAMRVWLDPAKVAERGLAAGDVAAAIRQQNVQAAAGVVGASPGLPGVDFQLSVNAQGRLESEEQFGDIIVKTGADGAVTRLRDVARLELGAADYALRSLLDNKEAVAIAILAAPGSNAIDIADQVRATMVEAQQAMPEGVAYSIVYDTTQFVRASIESVVHTLLEAVLLVVIVVIVFLQTWRASIIPLLAVPVSVVGTFAVMHLFGFSINALSLFGLVLAIGIVVDDAIVVVENVERNIEAGLSPREATYRAMREVSGPIIAIALVLVAVFVPLAFISGLTGQFYRQFALTIAISTVISAVNSLTLSPALAALLLKGHDAPKDALTRGMDRAFGWFFRRFNRAFGRGSQAYGGGVTRVIGRKALMMALYLALVAVTFGLFKAVPSGFVPAQDKQYLIGFAQLPDGATLDRTDEVIRRMGELTLKQPGVEHAISFPGLSINGFTNSSNSGVVFVSLKPFEERTGAALSAGAIAGALNQQFAQIEDAFIVMFPPPPVQGLGTTGGFKLQLEDRASLGYEALDAATKAFMAKAYQTPELAGMFSSYQVNVPQLYADIDRTKARQLGVAVTDVFDTLQIYLGSLYVNDFNRFGRTYSVRVQADAAHRARPDDIGLLKVRSASGEMVPLAALLKVQPSFGPERAMRYNGFLSADINGGPAPGYSSGQAREAIERIAKETLPPGIGFEWTELTYQEILAGNSAVIVFPLAILLVFLVLAAQYESLTLPLAIILIVPMGLLAAMTGVWLSGGDNNVFTQIGLVVLVGLSAKNAILIVEFARELEFAGRTPVQAAIEASRLRLRPILMTSLAFVMGVLPLVLSTGAGAEMRSAMGVAVFAGMIGVTAFGLFLTPVFYVLLRRLTGNRPLKLHGEVPHLEAFATGHGGAGLQPHPAAPRHPHEA from the coding sequence ATGAACCTATCCAAGTTCTTCATCGACCGGCCGATCTTCGCCGGCGTGCTGTCGGTGCTGATGCTCATCGGCGGCCTGCTGGCGCTGCGGGTGCTGCCGGTGTCCGAATACCCCGAGGTGGTGCCGCCTTCGGTGGTGGTGCGCGCGCAATACCCGGGCGCCAACCCCAAGGTGATCGCCGAGACGGTGGCCACGCCGCTGGAAGAGTCGATCAACGGCGTGGAAGGCATGCTCTACATGAGCAGCCAGGCCACCACCGACGGCGTGATGCAGCTCACCGTCACCTTTGCGCTGGGGGTGGACCCCGACAAGGCGCAGCAGCTGGTGCAGAACCGCGTCTCGCAGGCCGAGCCCCGGCTGCCTGAAGAGGTGCGCCGGCTGGGCGTCACCACCGTCAAGAGCTCACCCGACCTGACGCTGGTGGTGCACCTCTCGTCGCCCACCGGCCGCTACGACAACACCTACCTGCGCAACTACGCCGCCATCAACCTGAAGGACCGGCTGGCCCGGCTGAAGGGCGTGGGCCAGGTGCAGCTGTGGGGCAGCGGCGACTACGCGATGCGCGTGTGGCTGGACCCGGCCAAGGTGGCCGAGCGCGGCCTGGCCGCGGGCGACGTGGCCGCCGCCATCCGCCAGCAGAACGTGCAGGCCGCGGCCGGCGTGGTGGGCGCCTCACCCGGCCTGCCGGGCGTGGACTTCCAGCTGTCGGTCAATGCGCAGGGCCGGCTGGAAAGCGAGGAGCAGTTCGGCGACATCATCGTCAAGACCGGTGCCGATGGCGCGGTGACGCGGCTGCGCGACGTGGCGCGGCTGGAGCTGGGCGCGGCCGACTATGCGCTGCGCTCGCTGCTCGACAACAAGGAAGCGGTGGCCATCGCCATCCTGGCGGCGCCGGGGTCGAACGCCATCGACATCGCCGACCAGGTGCGCGCCACCATGGTCGAGGCGCAGCAGGCCATGCCCGAGGGCGTGGCGTACAGCATCGTCTACGACACCACGCAGTTCGTGCGCGCGTCCATCGAGTCGGTGGTGCACACGCTGCTGGAAGCCGTGCTGCTGGTGGTCATCGTGGTGATCGTGTTCCTGCAGACCTGGCGCGCGTCCATCATCCCGCTGCTGGCGGTGCCGGTGTCGGTGGTGGGCACCTTCGCGGTGATGCACCTGTTCGGCTTCTCGATCAACGCGCTCAGCCTCTTCGGCCTGGTGCTGGCCATCGGCATCGTGGTGGACGACGCCATCGTGGTGGTGGAGAACGTCGAGCGCAACATCGAGGCCGGCCTCAGCCCGCGCGAGGCCACCTACCGCGCGATGCGCGAGGTGTCGGGTCCCATCATCGCCATTGCGCTGGTGCTGGTGGCGGTGTTCGTGCCGCTGGCTTTCATCAGCGGCCTCACCGGCCAGTTCTATCGCCAGTTCGCGCTGACGATCGCCATCTCCACCGTCATCTCGGCGGTCAACTCGCTCACGCTGTCGCCGGCGCTGGCGGCACTGCTGCTCAAGGGCCACGACGCGCCCAAGGACGCGCTCACCCGCGGCATGGACCGGGCCTTCGGCTGGTTCTTCCGCCGCTTCAACCGCGCCTTCGGCCGCGGCTCGCAGGCTTATGGCGGCGGCGTCACCCGGGTGATCGGCCGCAAGGCGCTGATGATGGCGCTGTACCTGGCGCTGGTGGCCGTGACCTTCGGCCTTTTCAAGGCGGTGCCCAGCGGCTTCGTGCCGGCGCAGGACAAGCAGTACCTGATCGGCTTCGCCCAGCTGCCCGACGGCGCCACGCTGGACCGCACCGACGAGGTCATCCGCCGCATGGGCGAGCTCACGCTCAAGCAGCCGGGCGTGGAGCACGCGATCTCCTTCCCGGGCCTGTCGATCAACGGCTTCACCAACAGCTCTAACTCGGGCGTGGTGTTCGTCAGCCTCAAGCCCTTTGAAGAGCGCACCGGCGCGGCCCTGAGCGCCGGCGCCATCGCCGGGGCCTTGAACCAGCAGTTCGCGCAGATCGAAGACGCCTTCATCGTGATGTTCCCGCCGCCGCCGGTGCAGGGGCTGGGTACCACGGGCGGCTTCAAGCTGCAGCTGGAAGACCGCGCTTCGCTGGGCTATGAGGCGCTGGACGCCGCCACCAAGGCCTTCATGGCCAAGGCCTACCAGACGCCCGAGCTGGCCGGCATGTTCAGCAGCTACCAGGTCAACGTGCCGCAGCTGTACGCCGACATCGACCGCACCAAGGCGCGCCAGCTGGGCGTGGCGGTGACAGACGTGTTCGACACGCTGCAGATCTACCTGGGCAGCCTGTACGTGAACGACTTCAACCGCTTCGGCCGCACGTACTCGGTGCGGGTGCAGGCCGATGCCGCCCACCGTGCGCGGCCCGACGACATCGGGCTGCTGAAGGTGCGCTCGGCCAGCGGCGAGATGGTGCCGCTGGCGGCGCTGCTGAAGGTGCAGCCCAGCTTCGGGCCCGAGCGTGCGATGCGCTACAACGGCTTCCTGTCGGCCGACATCAACGGCGGCCCGGCCCCGGGCTACTCGTCGGGCCAGGCGCGTGAAGCCATCGAGCGCATCGCCAAGGAGACGCTGCCGCCCGGCATCGGCTTCGAGTGGACCGAGCTGACGTACCAGGAGATCCTGGCCGGCAACTCCGCGGTCATCGTGTTCCCGCTGGCCATCCTGCTGGTGTTCCTGGTGCTGGCCGCGCAGTACGAGAGCCTGACGCTGCCGCTGGCCATCATCCTCATCGTGCCCATGGGCCTGCTGGCGGCGATGACGGGCGTGTGGCTGTCCGGTGGCGACAACAACGTGTTCACCCAGATCGGCCTGGTGGTCCTGGTGGGGCTGAGCGCCAAGAACGCCATCCTGATCGTGGAGTTCGCCCGTGAGCTGGAGTTTGCCGGCCGCACGCCCGTGCAGGCCGCCATCGAGGCCAGCCGCCTGCGGCTGCGCCCCATCCTGATGACCTCGCTGGCCTTCGTGATGGGTGTGCTGCCGCTGGTGCTGTCCACCGGCGCCGGTGCCGAGATGCGCAGCGCCATGGGTGTGGCGGTGTTCGCCGGGATGATCGGCGTCACGGCCTTCGGCCTCTTCCTCACGCCGGTGTTCTACGTGCTGCTGCGCCGGCTCACCGGCAACCGCCCGCTCAAGCTGCATGGCGAGGTGCCGCACCTGGAGGCCTTTGCCACCGGCCACGGCGGTGCCGGCCTGCAGCCGCACCCGGCCGCGCCCCGCCACCCGCATGAGGCCTGA
- a CDS encoding efflux transporter outer membrane subunit has translation MNKTLNPWLRLLPLVAALVIAGCAMPLPPVEDRLLPATPAAFKETDGRWAQARPADAQPRGEWWKSFGDAELNRWVAQAAEQNTSIQQAAARLQQARALARQTDSARSPQVGVGAGVSRQAGLTNNGPANTVASVGVNLQYELDLFGRLSRASQAAELDAQSRAALLQSTRLLVQAETAQTYLALRTLDEERALVRDTVAAYRDTLRLTEARQQAGDIAELDVVRVRAEVAATEAEALALDQRRATLEHALAVLVGEAASSFQLPPLDWNAGLPVVPPGVPSTVLQRRPDVAAAQRSMLAAQARVGAAQAAWFPSVSLTGSAGQASSDLGDLFKWSMRSWGVGALLSLPVFDGGRRQAGVDSARAELDAALAGYREQVLVAFRDVEDQLAALRLLADQAEAQSRAVASASRATALSGTRWRNGYISQLDLLDAQRTELRNRRQALQVRAAQYQATVGLVRALGGSWDAAGA, from the coding sequence ATGAACAAGACTCTGAATCCCTGGCTGCGCCTGCTGCCGCTGGTGGCCGCGCTGGTGATCGCCGGCTGCGCCATGCCGCTGCCGCCGGTGGAAGACCGGCTGCTGCCGGCCACCCCTGCCGCTTTCAAGGAAACCGACGGCCGCTGGGCCCAGGCCCGGCCGGCCGACGCGCAGCCGCGCGGTGAATGGTGGAAGAGCTTCGGCGATGCCGAGCTCAACCGCTGGGTGGCGCAGGCCGCCGAGCAGAACACCAGCATCCAGCAGGCGGCGGCGCGGCTGCAGCAGGCGCGGGCCCTGGCCCGCCAGACCGACAGTGCGCGTTCGCCGCAGGTGGGTGTCGGCGCCGGCGTGTCGCGCCAGGCGGGCCTGACCAACAACGGCCCGGCCAACACCGTGGCCAGCGTGGGGGTGAACCTGCAGTACGAGCTGGACCTGTTCGGCCGGCTGTCACGCGCCAGCCAGGCGGCCGAGCTGGATGCGCAATCGCGTGCGGCGCTGCTGCAGAGCACGCGGCTGCTGGTGCAGGCCGAGACCGCGCAGACCTACTTGGCGCTGCGCACGCTGGACGAAGAACGCGCCCTGGTGCGCGACACCGTGGCCGCCTACCGCGACACCCTGCGCCTGACCGAAGCCCGCCAGCAGGCCGGCGACATCGCCGAGCTGGACGTCGTCCGCGTGCGGGCCGAGGTGGCCGCCACCGAGGCCGAGGCGCTGGCGCTGGACCAGCGCCGGGCGACGCTCGAGCATGCACTGGCGGTGCTGGTGGGCGAGGCGGCTTCCAGCTTCCAGCTGCCGCCGCTGGACTGGAACGCTGGGCTGCCGGTGGTGCCGCCCGGCGTGCCCAGCACCGTGCTGCAGCGCCGGCCCGACGTGGCCGCCGCGCAGCGCAGCATGCTGGCCGCGCAGGCGCGGGTGGGCGCGGCGCAGGCCGCCTGGTTCCCCAGCGTGTCGCTCACCGGCAGTGCGGGGCAGGCGTCTTCCGACCTCGGCGACCTGTTCAAGTGGTCGATGCGCAGCTGGGGCGTGGGTGCGCTGCTGTCGCTGCCGGTGTTCGACGGCGGCCGCCGCCAGGCCGGGGTCGACAGCGCCCGCGCCGAGCTGGACGCGGCCCTGGCCGGCTACCGCGAGCAGGTGCTGGTCGCCTTCCGCGACGTGGAAGACCAGCTGGCCGCGCTGCGGCTGCTGGCCGACCAGGCCGAGGCGCAGTCGCGCGCGGTGGCCTCGGCCAGCCGGGCCACGGCCTTGTCGGGCACGCGCTGGCGCAACGGCTACATCAGCCAGCTCGACCTGCTGGACGCCCAGCGCACCGAGCTGCGCAACCGCCGCCAGGCGCTGCAGGTGCGGGCCGCGCAGTACCAGGCCACCGTCGGACTGGTGCGGGCTTTGGGCGGCAGCTGGGACGCTGCGGGCGCCTGA
- a CDS encoding M90 family metallopeptidase, translating to MAMIFLALAGLLLAAWLLGQPWWREQRRRRWRAQPFPAAWRRILRRRVPLVRRLPADLQLQLKQRIQVFLAEVPIIGCQGLEVTDEMRVTVAAQASLLLLNRPRAAFTELRQVLLYPGAFVVDRVRPGGAGVQHDDRRVLSGESWSQGQVLLSWADALQGAADPDDGHNVVIHEFAHQLDQITGTANGAPPLSGRRHYERWSRVLGEAFGQLRQRLAEGEPTLFDPYGATDPAEFFAVATEVFFEQPRRLAAEHPALYQELRGYYQVDPAKW from the coding sequence ATGGCGATGATCTTCCTGGCCCTGGCGGGCCTGCTGCTGGCGGCCTGGCTGCTGGGCCAGCCCTGGTGGCGCGAACAGCGGCGCCGGCGCTGGCGGGCGCAGCCGTTTCCGGCCGCGTGGCGCCGCATCCTGCGGCGGCGCGTGCCGCTGGTGCGGCGGCTGCCGGCCGACCTGCAGCTGCAGCTCAAGCAGCGCATCCAGGTCTTCCTGGCCGAGGTGCCGATCATCGGCTGCCAGGGGCTGGAGGTCACCGACGAGATGCGCGTGACCGTTGCCGCCCAGGCCAGCCTGCTGCTGCTCAACCGGCCGCGGGCGGCCTTCACCGAGCTGCGGCAGGTGCTGCTGTACCCCGGCGCCTTCGTGGTCGACCGCGTGCGGCCTGGGGGTGCCGGCGTCCAGCACGACGACCGGCGGGTGCTGTCGGGCGAATCGTGGTCGCAGGGCCAGGTGCTGCTGTCGTGGGCCGATGCGCTGCAGGGCGCGGCCGACCCGGACGATGGCCACAACGTGGTGATCCATGAATTCGCGCACCAGCTCGACCAGATCACCGGCACCGCCAACGGTGCGCCGCCGCTGAGCGGCCGCCGCCACTACGAGCGCTGGTCGCGGGTGCTGGGCGAGGCCTTCGGCCAGCTGCGCCAGCGCCTGGCCGAAGGCGAGCCCACCTTGTTCGACCCCTATGGCGCCACCGACCCGGCCGAATTCTTCGCGGTGGCCACCGAGGTGTTCTTCGAGCAGCCCCGGCGCCTGGCCGCCGAACACCCGGCGCTGTACCAGGAACTGCGCGGCTACTACCAGGTCGATCCGGCGAAGTGGTAG